The segment CCGGCCGGATTGCGCAGCACCACATTCGCCGCGACGGCGTCATGCCCTTCGCGGAAGACGGTGGCCGAGACCTCGAAGGTCTCACCCACCACGGCCTTCGCCGGGCGGCGGCCGCAATCGATCTGCGGGCGGATGTCCAGAACAGGAATGCGACCGATCATTGGGCTCACCTGGGCTTGTGATGCTTTGCGGGGTTTTGTCCTTTGTATCCGCTCCACGGCAGGCGGACGGGGTGCGGGCATGGGCGCTCCTGTCCGCTTTCACTCGGCTGGCGGATGGCACGGCGGGGCGGATCGGTGCTTTCCCGGCCCCGGCCGGTGGTTCCCCCGATGGATCCGGTGCGGGTGGGCCAAGCGGGTGCCGGGTGGGCCCGGGGGACCCTGCCCCGGGTGACGACCGGGACGTCCGGCGGGCCGGGCCGCACCGGTCGCTCACCACGCGCCCGCCATGACCCGGCGGGCACTTTCCCGCCCCCGCGCGGGCGACTGCGGCGCTGCGCTGACACGGTCGGCGTTCGCCTCCTCAACTCGGTCTGATCACAGCGGAGTTGCGGTGTGCGGATGTCCGGTGCCGCGCCGGGGCCCCTCGGCGCCACACCGCAGCCTCTCTCCAGGAGGGAGTCCGTACAAGAGCGCATGAGGGGGTGGAATCAGCCATATCGGCGGACGGGGCGGTAGGGGGCGAGAGGGGCGCCGGGGTGGAGCCGGGAGGGGAAGTCGCCTGTGGTGGAGGTGAGTTGACGGGGTCGGTCCGGTGGCGTACGGCATGGCGCCGGTCGCGACCCGCCCTAGGCCCTGTCGTCAAACTCCCGCCTGCCCCGCGACGCCTGGCACGCACGCTCGCTGCGTTGTCGGATCGTCCACGTAGACCCACTACGAGGACGACCCTCCGCCTTGCGAGCGCACGCACCAGACGCCGCGGGACCTGCCCTTCGGGCAGACGACGGGAGTTTGACGACAGGGCCTAGCGGTCCCGCCGGTGCACCACGCTCTTCTTGACCAGCCGCTCGTCGTCGGTGAAGCAGAGCTGGTAGGCGGAGTCGGAGCGGGGGTGGACGCTGTAGTAGAGGCAGGTCCAGTCGTGCGGGGGTGGCGGGGTGCCGTCCGGCGGGGCGTCCAGGGCGAAGAACGGCAGCTCGGACTCCACCCGGGAGCGGTCGGCGCCGAGACGGAGCGCCGTGTAGCGCTTTCGCTCCAGCACCGTCCAGGACGGGCTGACCAGGTGGTAGACGCTGCTCAGCAGCACCAGGGCCGCCAGCAGCGCCACCGGGGCCGCCACCATCTGCCGGAGCCGGCGCCGCACCTGCCGCTGGGCGTACGCCAACTCCCGCTGGGACGCGGTGGGTTCGGGGCGGGCGAGAGACTCCGGGAGGGCGCCGCCGGCGGTCGGCAGCCGGGCCGAGACCGTGAAACCGCCCTCCGGGTCGGGACCGGCCCGCAGCGCGCCGCCGGCCAGCCGCACCCGCTCGTCCAGTCCCACCAGCCCACTGCCGCCGGAGACCGGCCCGGCCCCTGGACCGGCCGTTCCCGCGGTGCTGTCCACCGTGACCTGCACCTGCCCGGCGGCCCGTCCGATCCGCACCCGGACGGCCGCGCCGGGGGCGTGTTTGGCGGCATTGGTCAGGGACTCCTGGACGACGCGGTGCAGGGCGTGTCCGGTCATGGCCGGAAGCGTGCCGGTCCCGGTGCCCTCCGCCTGCTCCAGAGTCACCGTCATCCCGGACGCGCGCGCCCGGTCCACCAGCCCCGCCACGCTCTCGTCGGCCGGTACCCGGGGCGCGCTCTCGTCATCCGTGCGCAGGACGCCGATGATCTCCCGCAGCCGTTCGGTCGCCGTCCCGGCCGCGGCGCGCAGCTCACCGGCCGCCGCCTGCCGGTCCGCGTCCAGCCGCGGATCGACCTCCAGCGCCCCGGCCCGCAGGGCGATCAGTGCCAGGTCATGGCCGAGGGAGTCATGCATGTCGCCGGCGATCCGGGCGCGTTCGCGCAGCCGGGTGCGGTCGGCGACGGCCTGCTGTTCGCGCTCCATCCGCTCGGCGAGCTGCCAGCCCGTACGGGCGAGTTCGGCGTACTGCCGGCGGTAGCGGCCCAGCAGCCACGGCAGCACCACATTGAGCAGCAGCGTCAACAGCAGCGAGAACCACGGCCACACCGTGCGGCCCACCACGGCGGCCAGCGGCAGCCCGCCGGCCGCCACGGCGGAGAAGAACCACAGCGCGGAGCGGGCCCGGGACAGCCGGACCCCGGCCAGATAGCCGAACGCCGCCAGCGCGGCGCAGTACCCGGTGGTGAACAGATCCAGCGAGATCACCAGGCTCGGCGCGACCGGCAGCGCCAGCGCCGTCAGCGGACTGCGCCGGCGCACCAGCACGCAGACGCCGAGCAGCGGGAAGGCGGCCGCGGTGGCCCACCGCTGGGCGCCGTCGAGGGAGGCGACGACGAGCGCCGGCGGACCGCACAGCGCGAGCCAGAGTCCCAGCGCGGGGGCGTGGGCGCGCAGCCGCCGGGCGTCCGGCCGCTTCCACCGCGTCATGACGCCGGGACCAGGCCC is part of the Streptomyces platensis genome and harbors:
- a CDS encoding sensor histidine kinase, which encodes MTRWKRPDARRLRAHAPALGLWLALCGPPALVVASLDGAQRWATAAAFPLLGVCVLVRRRSPLTALALPVAPSLVISLDLFTTGYCAALAAFGYLAGVRLSRARSALWFFSAVAAGGLPLAAVVGRTVWPWFSLLLTLLLNVVLPWLLGRYRRQYAELARTGWQLAERMEREQQAVADRTRLRERARIAGDMHDSLGHDLALIALRAGALEVDPRLDADRQAAAGELRAAAGTATERLREIIGVLRTDDESAPRVPADESVAGLVDRARASGMTVTLEQAEGTGTGTLPAMTGHALHRVVQESLTNAAKHAPGAAVRVRIGRAAGQVQVTVDSTAGTAGPGAGPVSGGSGLVGLDERVRLAGGALRAGPDPEGGFTVSARLPTAGGALPESLARPEPTASQRELAYAQRQVRRRLRQMVAAPVALLAALVLLSSVYHLVSPSWTVLERKRYTALRLGADRSRVESELPFFALDAPPDGTPPPPHDWTCLYYSVHPRSDSAYQLCFTDDERLVKKSVVHRRDR